A genomic segment from Leptospira perdikensis encodes:
- a CDS encoding 7TM diverse intracellular signaling domain-containing protein: MKQTFTFILLCLFYTNLFATSKSCPNTDPVPLSSTEGNTYDLSHHLVFFTASPAIHSVSEVTNQFQTTTLQKSNGVIPNFGNTDKQYWFCFVIHNDETKQKRIVTYIKYPLLDDVKFFALRESGDVSENQQGRRFPFKNRDRDYRGFSFATDLLPKETVTYFVGVKTDSSVSVPLMVAEEKNFYTFVSLDTLFQGIFFGIVGVMSIYNLFVYFMVRDKAYIFYVLYLLIAAILFQFSLQGLLPVLFFPNSPELVYNSHNLLYFLFLLTCFPMSITFMNLKTNAPLIRKCFLGLMVISVICICLLPFLPYRIMNQAGDIFSFLLAFFALFVSYYVAFIKKFPPARFYFYGYFMVIVGGLATVLKYMGFFPVNTFTENSFQVGMAIEVLLMAFGLGDRISVVRKEKDRIQFKAEINKQKLIAYGKELKLAQKLQESTLPQILPKFPGLIIKTGYFPASLVGGDFYDLTVYGKHQICCLIADVTGHGVPAAIEAAMLKIAYMQTLAFANKPGKVLESINVSLAGNYKNQFLTASAIFIDLDLKQLRVANAGHPALYKFNENSTTIEVIRPKGKLIGYSKEVQYPEEIHNVSPGDKILLFTDGIWDLWENGDSGEQELIGWLLERKAESVESLYGGIDEHIRLRNKEGPADDDITFILFEIN; this comes from the coding sequence ATGAAACAGACCTTCACCTTCATTCTGTTATGTCTCTTTTATACCAACCTATTTGCTACTTCAAAATCTTGTCCAAACACTGATCCTGTTCCACTTTCCAGCACGGAAGGGAATACTTATGATCTTTCTCATCATTTAGTTTTTTTCACGGCAAGTCCTGCCATCCATTCCGTATCCGAAGTAACAAATCAGTTTCAAACAACAACTTTACAAAAATCCAACGGAGTTATACCCAATTTTGGAAACACTGACAAACAATACTGGTTTTGTTTTGTCATTCACAATGATGAAACAAAACAAAAACGGATTGTCACCTACATCAAATACCCTTTACTTGATGATGTAAAATTTTTCGCATTACGAGAATCAGGTGACGTTTCAGAAAACCAACAAGGAAGAAGATTTCCGTTTAAAAATAGAGATCGGGACTACCGAGGTTTTAGTTTTGCGACTGACTTATTGCCGAAGGAAACCGTAACTTATTTTGTTGGTGTGAAAACAGATAGCTCTGTGTCTGTACCACTTATGGTAGCGGAGGAGAAAAACTTTTATACATTTGTTTCTTTAGACACTCTATTCCAAGGTATATTTTTTGGAATCGTAGGTGTGATGAGTATCTACAATCTGTTTGTATACTTCATGGTACGAGACAAAGCATACATCTTTTATGTTTTGTATTTACTCATTGCTGCAATTTTGTTCCAATTTTCACTTCAAGGTTTATTGCCTGTTTTATTTTTTCCCAACTCACCTGAACTGGTATACAACTCTCACAACCTACTTTACTTTTTATTTTTACTCACTTGTTTCCCAATGAGTATTACCTTTATGAACTTAAAGACCAATGCTCCACTCATCCGTAAATGTTTTTTGGGACTGATGGTCATCTCTGTTATTTGTATTTGCCTCCTTCCTTTTTTACCTTACCGCATTATGAACCAAGCAGGAGATATATTTTCGTTTTTACTCGCCTTCTTTGCTTTGTTTGTTTCTTATTACGTGGCCTTTATCAAAAAGTTCCCACCTGCGAGGTTTTATTTTTACGGATACTTTATGGTGATCGTGGGAGGGCTTGCGACGGTCCTCAAGTATATGGGATTTTTTCCAGTAAATACATTCACGGAGAATTCGTTTCAAGTCGGAATGGCGATAGAAGTACTTCTTATGGCCTTTGGACTTGGAGATAGAATCTCTGTAGTCCGCAAAGAAAAGGATAGAATTCAATTTAAAGCGGAAATCAACAAACAAAAGTTAATTGCCTACGGAAAAGAACTTAAGTTAGCCCAAAAACTTCAAGAGTCCACTCTTCCCCAAATTCTACCTAAGTTTCCAGGACTCATTATCAAAACGGGATACTTCCCCGCCTCTTTAGTTGGTGGTGATTTTTATGATCTTACCGTTTATGGGAAACACCAGATTTGTTGTTTGATCGCAGATGTAACGGGACATGGAGTTCCTGCCGCCATTGAAGCTGCCATGTTAAAGATTGCCTATATGCAAACTCTAGCTTTTGCCAATAAACCAGGAAAAGTTTTAGAAAGTATCAACGTATCCCTTGCCGGCAATTATAAAAATCAATTCTTAACTGCCAGTGCCATCTTTATTGATTTGGATCTCAAACAACTACGGGTTGCAAATGCAGGCCATCCTGCCTTGTACAAATTCAATGAAAATTCCACAACCATCGAAGTGATCCGACCGAAAGGAAAACTCATCGGATACTCTAAAGAAGTACAATACCCAGAAGAAATTCACAATGTATCTCCCGGTGACAAAATTTTATTATTTACCGATGGGATTTGGGATTTGTGGGAAAATGGTGATTCCGGCGAACAAGAATTAATTGGTTGGTTACTTGAGCGGAAGGCTGAGTCTGTGGAATCGTTGTATGGTGGGATTGATGAACACATTCGTCTACGGAACAAAGAAGGTCCCGCAGACGATGATATAACATTTATTTTGTTCGAAATTAACTAA
- a CDS encoding Na/Pi cotransporter family protein, translating to MNWSLLIQVLGGLGIFIYGMKLLSESLQRVAGDRLRSFLSSMTRNRVSAVFSGLFITSTIQSSSATTVLVVGFVNAGLISLAQAIGVIMGANIGTTITAWIVSFLGFKFNIASFALPAVAAGVILNFSRKESRSGWGSFLIGFGFLFLGLDYLKSSVPDSAKDPESFLFLQQYTNMGFNTILLFVLIGALLTIVIQSSSASTTITITLAFSGYIPIDAAYGMILGENIGTTITANLAAIPGNRNAKKAALAHTLFNVFGVIWALLFFKLFTGIVDDLIPGDPLTDKESTRFHISLFHTMFNITNTLILIWFVNTITKVVSAIVDGLASKTGKDKDSIRLLQAGAVKTTELAMVELVEFTKKIIRDTYDFLRLTEQILLQPYDATRVLQVLKKEEELDQVRSEVLTYLNQIQETGITGNYAKDVLGIMERVKAVEEMGDNFASIARKMRKSHRQKVSLDKSFTHSVKDQMDLLKHHYDILLVNLEQSETFDILGNPQIRSQSREYRFQMIRSVKKNDSKVKKKKYQKKDNLMPALLYRDVSRNLDNISRLLNAAIYADV from the coding sequence ATGAATTGGTCACTACTCATTCAGGTTTTAGGCGGACTCGGCATTTTCATCTATGGGATGAAATTACTAAGTGAGTCCTTACAACGCGTGGCGGGGGATAGGCTTCGTTCCTTCCTTTCGTCTATGACGAGAAATCGAGTTTCCGCTGTGTTCAGCGGACTATTTATTACATCTACAATACAATCCAGTTCGGCAACCACCGTTCTAGTGGTTGGATTTGTGAATGCTGGTTTAATTTCACTCGCCCAAGCCATCGGTGTGATCATGGGGGCCAACATTGGAACCACCATCACTGCATGGATTGTATCTTTTTTAGGATTTAAGTTCAACATTGCATCCTTCGCTTTACCAGCGGTTGCTGCCGGAGTGATTTTAAATTTCTCGAGAAAAGAAAGTAGATCGGGTTGGGGAAGTTTCCTGATCGGATTTGGATTTTTGTTTTTAGGATTGGATTATTTAAAATCATCCGTTCCTGATAGTGCAAAAGATCCAGAGAGTTTTCTATTTTTGCAACAATACACAAATATGGGATTCAACACCATATTGTTATTCGTTTTGATTGGAGCTCTTTTAACGATTGTTATCCAATCTTCTTCTGCTTCCACAACTATCACCATCACACTCGCTTTCTCCGGTTATATACCGATTGATGCCGCTTATGGTATGATCCTTGGTGAAAACATTGGAACTACGATTACAGCAAACCTTGCTGCCATTCCGGGAAATCGAAATGCTAAAAAGGCCGCTCTTGCACATACATTATTCAATGTGTTCGGGGTGATCTGGGCCTTACTGTTCTTTAAATTGTTCACTGGAATTGTGGATGATTTGATTCCTGGGGATCCATTGACTGATAAAGAATCGACAAGATTTCATATCTCTCTTTTCCACACGATGTTTAATATCACGAACACTCTGATTCTCATTTGGTTTGTGAATACAATTACCAAAGTAGTGAGTGCCATTGTGGATGGACTTGCATCCAAAACAGGAAAAGACAAAGATTCCATTCGTCTTTTGCAAGCTGGTGCTGTTAAAACCACAGAACTTGCGATGGTGGAACTTGTTGAGTTTACTAAAAAAATCATTCGAGACACATACGACTTCCTTCGTTTAACAGAACAAATTTTATTACAACCTTACGATGCCACTCGTGTCCTCCAGGTATTAAAAAAAGAAGAAGAGTTAGACCAAGTAAGGTCAGAAGTTCTTACCTACCTAAACCAAATCCAAGAAACTGGTATTACCGGAAACTATGCGAAAGATGTTTTAGGAATTATGGAAAGAGTGAAGGCTGTGGAAGAAATGGGTGATAATTTTGCATCAATTGCAAGAAAGATGAGAAAGTCACACCGCCAAAAGGTTTCCTTAGATAAATCCTTCACTCATTCGGTAAAAGACCAAATGGATTTACTCAAACACCATTACGACATCTTGCTTGTGAACTTGGAACAAAGTGAAACTTTTGACATCCTTGGTAACCCACAGATTCGTAGCCAAAGTCGTGAGTATCGTTTTCAAATGATTCGTTCCGTTAAAAAGAATGATTCTAAAGTGAAGAAGAAAAAGTATCAGAAAAAAGACAATTTGATGCCAGCCCTTCTTTATAGAGACGTTTCTCGTAATTTGGATAATATCTCCAGACTTTTGAATGCGGCGATTTATGCGGACGTTTAG